One Oceanicoccus sagamiensis genomic region harbors:
- a CDS encoding CmpA/NrtA family ABC transporter substrate-binding protein, with amino-acid sequence MAAIATVAASSFFTLHSSANAEELGWPEKEELTFGFIKLTDMAPIAIAYENGYFEDEGLYVTIEAQANWKVLLDGVIDGRLDGAHMLAGQPIAATMGFGTKAHIITPFSMDLNGNGITVSNSVWEQMKPNIPKMADGRPVHPIKADALKPVVEQYKADGKPFNMGMVFPVSTHNYELRYWLAAGGIHPGYYAPHKGDNSGKIDADALLSVTPPPQMPATLEAGTIYGYCVGEPWNQQAVFKGIGVPVITDYEIWKNNPEKVFGITAEFAEKYPNTTIRLTRALIRAAQWLDENNNANRPAAVKILSQSNYVGADYDVIANSMTGTFEYEKGDKREIPDFNVFFRYNATYPYYSDAIWYLTQMRRWGQISEDKSDSWYIDMAKSVYRPDIYQKAAESLIAEKKVKATDFPNFAEETGFKPAQKDFIDNIEFDGSKPNAYIDSFAIGLKQGDLL; translated from the coding sequence ATGGCCGCTATCGCCACAGTGGCGGCCAGCAGCTTTTTTACACTGCATAGCAGCGCCAATGCTGAGGAACTGGGCTGGCCAGAAAAAGAAGAGCTAACTTTTGGCTTTATTAAACTAACCGATATGGCACCCATCGCCATTGCTTATGAGAACGGCTACTTCGAAGATGAAGGTTTATATGTCACCATCGAAGCACAGGCTAACTGGAAAGTATTATTAGACGGCGTGATTGATGGCCGCTTGGATGGCGCGCATATGCTAGCGGGCCAGCCCATCGCCGCAACAATGGGTTTTGGTACCAAGGCTCATATAATTACGCCTTTTTCTATGGACTTAAATGGCAATGGTATTACGGTTTCCAATAGCGTCTGGGAGCAGATGAAACCGAATATTCCCAAAATGGCGGATGGCCGGCCGGTACATCCGATCAAAGCCGATGCTTTAAAGCCAGTGGTTGAACAATATAAAGCCGACGGCAAACCTTTTAATATGGGTATGGTTTTTCCCGTTTCCACACATAACTATGAACTGCGCTACTGGTTAGCCGCAGGGGGTATACATCCTGGCTATTATGCACCGCATAAAGGTGACAACTCAGGAAAAATTGATGCTGACGCGCTACTCTCAGTCACCCCACCACCACAAATGCCAGCTACTTTAGAGGCAGGCACTATTTATGGTTACTGTGTGGGTGAGCCCTGGAACCAACAGGCGGTATTTAAAGGTATTGGCGTACCCGTCATTACCGATTATGAAATCTGGAAAAACAATCCGGAAAAAGTCTTTGGCATTACCGCTGAATTTGCCGAAAAATATCCCAATACAACCATTCGCCTAACCCGTGCTTTAATTCGCGCAGCACAATGGCTAGATGAAAATAATAATGCCAACCGCCCGGCAGCCGTAAAAATTCTTTCACAATCTAATTATGTGGGGGCTGACTATGACGTCATAGCCAATAGCATGACTGGCACCTTTGAATATGAAAAAGGCGACAAACGTGAAATACCTGACTTTAATGTGTTCTTCCGTTACAACGCCACCTATCCCTACTACTCCGATGCCATTTGGTATCTGACACAAATGCGTCGCTGGGGACAAATCTCCGAAGACAAATCCGATAGCTGGTATATCGATATGGCAAAAAGTGTTTATCGCCCCGACATTTATCAAAAAGCCGCTGAGTCTTTGATCGCAGAGAAAAAAGTTAAGGCCACGGACTTTCCCAACTTTGCAGAAGAAACGGGCTTTAAACCAGCGCAAAAAGATTTTATCGACAATATTGAATTTGATGGCAGCAAACCTAATGCCTATATCGATAGCTTTGCCATAGGCCTGAAACAAGGAGACCTGCTGTAA
- a CDS encoding ABC transporter permease — protein sequence MNSSATVFSKLLPNQSSGFHYGKLINSALKNIGIPLLGIGLFLLLWAGAAQNIDTSLGKFPGPAAVTTQFAALYNEHSAEREKADKFYQRQENRNAERLAKDPGYQAKIRNYTGKETFLDQIVTSLITVSSGFLLAAFIAIPLGIAIGLSKTLNMAVNPIIQIFKPVSPLAWLPLVTMVVSALYISPEPMVAKSFLNSMITVTLCCIWPMVINTSVGVAGIDDDLVNVSRVLRLPALKHVQKIVLPAAIPMIFTGMRLSLSVAWMVLIAAEMLAQNPGLGKFVWDEFQNGSSESLSRIMAAVITIGFIGFLLDRLMLQLQRWVSWDKSSAQR from the coding sequence ATGAATAGTTCTGCCACCGTTTTTAGTAAATTACTCCCCAATCAAAGCTCGGGCTTTCACTATGGCAAGCTGATCAATAGTGCGCTGAAAAATATCGGCATACCACTATTGGGCATTGGCCTGTTTCTTTTACTCTGGGCCGGTGCAGCGCAAAATATTGATACGTCTTTGGGTAAATTTCCCGGCCCCGCTGCGGTAACAACACAGTTTGCCGCGTTGTATAACGAACATAGTGCAGAGCGGGAAAAGGCCGATAAGTTTTACCAACGACAGGAAAACCGTAATGCTGAGCGTCTGGCTAAAGACCCGGGCTATCAGGCAAAAATCCGTAACTATACCGGCAAGGAAACGTTTCTTGACCAGATTGTTACCAGCCTAATAACGGTTAGCAGTGGTTTTTTACTGGCGGCGTTTATCGCCATCCCTCTGGGTATTGCTATTGGCCTAAGTAAAACCCTCAATATGGCCGTTAACCCTATTATTCAAATTTTTAAGCCCGTGTCTCCACTGGCTTGGCTGCCATTGGTCACAATGGTTGTCAGTGCTTTATATATAAGCCCTGAGCCAATGGTAGCCAAGTCTTTTTTAAATTCGATGATTACGGTGACCTTATGCTGTATCTGGCCCATGGTCATTAATACCTCTGTCGGCGTAGCCGGGATTGATGATGACCTGGTCAATGTTAGCCGGGTGCTGCGCTTGCCCGCATTAAAACATGTGCAAAAAATTGTACTGCCCGCAGCGATTCCAATGATCTTTACCGGTATGCGCTTATCACTTAGCGTGGCCTGGATGGTATTAATTGCCGCTGAAATGTTGGCGCAGAATCCGGGGCTGGGAAAATTTGTCTGGGATGAATTTCAAAATGGCAGTTCCGAATCACTTAGCCGCATTATGGCGGCGGTGATAACGATTGGTTTTATTGGTTTTTTACTGGACCGATTAATGTTGCAACTACAGCGCTGGGTGTCCTGGGACAAATCATCAGCACAACGCTAA
- a CDS encoding ABC transporter ATP-binding protein, which produces MSVLLDISHIDMEFPTPDGCFKALDDVDLQINKGEFVSLIGHSGCGKSTVLNIVAGLYQATKGGVILNSKEVSEPGPERAVVFQNHSLLPWLSAYENVELAVKQVFKNSKSRQQTREWIEHNLKLVHMDHAMHKRPDEISGGMKQRVGIARALAMQPDVLLMDEPFGALDALTRAHMQDSLMEIQAELNNTVIMITHDVDEAVLLSDRIVMMTNGPAATIGEILAINLPRPRSRLALADNPEYNRLRSEVLKFLYEKQRKVEPLPSSKPANSKNTEQAA; this is translated from the coding sequence ATGAGTGTGTTACTGGATATCAGCCATATTGATATGGAGTTCCCTACGCCTGATGGCTGCTTTAAAGCGCTGGACGATGTGGACTTACAAATCAACAAGGGAGAATTTGTTTCCCTGATCGGCCACTCTGGCTGTGGTAAATCTACGGTACTGAATATTGTGGCCGGTTTATATCAGGCCACCAAAGGCGGGGTAATTCTTAATAGTAAAGAAGTCTCTGAACCCGGCCCTGAGCGAGCGGTGGTTTTTCAAAACCATTCGTTATTACCCTGGCTAAGTGCCTATGAAAATGTTGAGCTCGCGGTTAAGCAGGTATTTAAAAACAGCAAAAGCCGACAGCAAACCCGTGAGTGGATTGAGCACAACTTAAAACTGGTGCATATGGACCACGCCATGCATAAACGCCCCGATGAAATTTCTGGCGGTATGAAACAGCGTGTAGGTATTGCCAGAGCATTGGCAATGCAACCGGATGTATTACTAATGGACGAACCCTTTGGCGCCCTCGATGCCCTGACCCGTGCCCATATGCAGGATTCTTTGATGGAGATTCAGGCGGAGCTAAATAATACCGTTATTATGATTACTCACGATGTCGACGAAGCCGTTTTGCTATCTGACCGTATTGTGATGATGACCAATGGCCCCGCCGCCACCATTGGCGAGATACTGGCTATTAATCTGCCACGCCCCCGCAGCCGGTTAGCTCTGGCAGACAATCCGGAATATAACCGGCTGCGCTCAGAGGTATTAAAGTTTCTCTATGAAAAACAACGCAAGGTGGAACCGCTACCCAGCAGCAAGCCAGCGAATAGCAAAAACACCGAACAAGCCGCTTAA
- a CDS encoding alginate export family protein — MQARKSFLGHRPSLLLGASLLTISTFSPTALSDAIAEALSSGTAYGDFRMRFETVDQDNALDDADALTLRSRLGYTTGAVSGFSATIEFEDSRSVAGIDDYNDTIGNGTEYSVIADPETTELDQGFLHYKTDKLSSKLGRQVIKLDNTRFVGDVGWRQDRQTFDGLSFDYNPLEDLTVKYAYLEQRNRIFAEEKDIDSKDHLLNASYKTGLGTLTGYGYLLEEDTDTELAFDTFGIRFKGATDTGDIKLLYTAEFATQEKSSQGAEDLDADYIFLEGGAVISGFTAKLGYEVLGSDDGQFGFSTPLATLHAFNGWSDQFLNTPNEGLVDTYISVSGKLAGGKWVVAYHDFSADEDSDISDDFGDEINISYGKSFGKHYSAGIKYAAYSADDPANNGATGFVDTDKIWIWAGAKF; from the coding sequence ATGCAAGCCAGAAAATCCTTTTTAGGCCACCGCCCGTCACTATTACTAGGGGCATCTCTTCTGACCATAAGCACTTTTAGCCCAACAGCCCTGAGTGATGCTATTGCAGAGGCGCTAAGCAGTGGCACCGCTTATGGCGATTTTCGGATGCGCTTTGAGACTGTTGACCAGGATAATGCCCTTGACGATGCCGATGCACTGACCCTGCGCTCGCGCCTCGGTTATACCACCGGCGCCGTCAGTGGCTTTTCTGCCACTATCGAGTTTGAAGACTCTCGCTCTGTTGCTGGTATCGACGACTATAACGATACGATTGGCAATGGCACTGAATACTCTGTTATCGCCGACCCGGAAACCACTGAATTAGACCAGGGCTTTCTGCACTATAAAACCGACAAGCTTAGTTCAAAGCTGGGCCGCCAGGTAATCAAACTGGATAACACACGTTTTGTTGGTGATGTTGGCTGGCGCCAGGATAGACAAACCTTTGATGGCTTAAGCTTTGACTACAACCCACTGGAAGACCTGACGGTTAAATACGCCTACCTTGAACAGCGCAATCGTATTTTTGCGGAAGAAAAAGATATTGATTCTAAAGATCATCTATTAAACGCCTCCTATAAAACCGGCCTGGGCACCCTTACCGGCTATGGCTATTTATTGGAAGAAGATACTGATACTGAATTAGCCTTTGATACCTTTGGTATTCGCTTTAAAGGCGCCACCGATACCGGCGATATCAAACTGCTCTATACCGCTGAATTTGCCACTCAGGAAAAATCCAGCCAGGGCGCTGAAGATTTAGACGCTGATTATATATTTCTTGAAGGTGGCGCTGTAATTAGCGGCTTTACCGCCAAGTTAGGTTATGAAGTGTTAGGCTCGGATGATGGGCAGTTTGGTTTTTCTACACCACTGGCAACTCTCCATGCCTTTAATGGTTGGAGTGATCAATTTTTAAATACACCCAATGAAGGTTTGGTTGATACCTATATCTCTGTATCCGGTAAATTGGCAGGGGGTAAATGGGTAGTTGCCTACCATGATTTCTCCGCCGATGAAGATAGCGATATCAGCGATGACTTTGGTGATGAGATCAATATTTCTTACGGCAAAAGCTTTGGCAAGCACTATTCAGCGGGCATTAAATATGCCGCTTATAGCGCGGACGACCCGGCCAATAACGGTGCTACCGGCTTTGTCGATACCGATAAAATCTGGATTTGGGCTGGCGCTAAATTTTAA
- a CDS encoding DUF1971 domain-containing protein, with protein MKNLPEHIVPYKKTPTFDQDTVPKGLLKAHQTKAGVWGKIVILEGELEYTINEPETEVIILSPQRYGVVEPTIYHQVKPLGAVKFYVEFHH; from the coding sequence ATGAAAAACTTACCTGAGCATATAGTGCCCTATAAAAAAACACCCACCTTCGATCAGGATACGGTGCCCAAGGGTTTGCTAAAAGCCCATCAAACCAAAGCCGGAGTATGGGGGAAAATTGTGATTCTGGAAGGGGAGTTGGAATACACGATTAATGAGCCGGAAACCGAAGTAATCATTTTATCGCCGCAGCGTTATGGGGTAGTGGAGCCCACTATCTATCACCAGGTTAAACCGCTGGGGGCGGTTAAGTTTTATGTAGAGTTTCACCACTGA
- a CDS encoding sugar phosphorylase produces the protein MPENSSKPELLRRMVEHISVLYPNVELEALAKELISAMGLEVTAEPPRPHRNLWDQADCLLITYGNSIVKPDEKPLTTLKRFIDDYLQGAVNSVHILPFFPYSSDDGFSVMDYLMVNPALGDWEDITAIADNYKLMSDVVINHMSARSRWFDNFKKRLDPGKDYFFEAHPDDDLSEVVRPRNSPLLTEVETADGSRYVWCTFSADQVDLNFKNPAVLAEFVNIIRHYLSRGVKIFRMDAVAFLWKEVGTPSIHLQETHEIIKLLRTLVEHHSPDAVIITETNVPNRENLTYFGNANEAHIIYNFSLPPLLLYTLLSGDCRHLKTWMMSMPPAQAGTAYLNFIASHDGIGLRPLDGLVDDEHREELVKAIRKFGGKVTYRKSREGVDKAYEINIALYDALKGTMEGGADHWQSQRFICAHLIMMALEGVPAFYIHSLIATENDYAKLENTGHNRSINRHVWQEQALYDALADKDRHHQIIFEQLGDSLRLRCQQPAFHPNATQFTLHLGTGVFAFWRQSIQREQSIFCLSNVTRSEQLINLADINLIGTDQWTDLLSGETLADLEGQLKLSPYQTVWLSNLLVSDTLAG, from the coding sequence ATGCCTGAAAACAGTAGTAAGCCAGAATTGCTGCGTCGAATGGTTGAGCATATATCGGTGCTCTATCCCAATGTTGAGCTTGAAGCCCTGGCTAAAGAATTAATCAGTGCGATGGGGCTGGAAGTCACCGCAGAGCCACCCAGGCCGCACCGCAATTTATGGGATCAGGCCGATTGTCTGTTAATTACTTATGGCAATAGCATTGTTAAACCGGATGAAAAACCGCTCACTACTCTGAAACGATTTATTGATGATTATTTACAGGGTGCTGTTAACTCGGTCCATATTTTGCCCTTTTTCCCCTATAGCTCCGATGATGGATTTTCCGTGATGGATTATCTGATGGTTAATCCTGCATTGGGTGACTGGGAAGATATCACTGCAATAGCTGATAACTATAAACTGATGTCGGATGTGGTTATCAACCATATGTCTGCCCGCAGTCGCTGGTTTGACAATTTTAAAAAACGACTGGACCCGGGCAAAGATTATTTTTTTGAAGCCCACCCGGACGATGATTTGAGCGAAGTGGTACGGCCCCGCAATTCACCGCTGCTGACTGAGGTGGAAACCGCTGATGGCAGCCGTTATGTCTGGTGTACCTTTAGTGCTGATCAAGTGGATTTAAATTTTAAAAACCCTGCGGTATTGGCGGAATTTGTTAATATTATTCGCCACTATCTCTCCCGCGGGGTAAAAATTTTCCGGATGGATGCGGTGGCTTTTTTATGGAAAGAGGTGGGGACGCCCAGTATTCATTTGCAGGAAACCCATGAAATTATTAAATTGCTGCGAACCCTAGTGGAGCATCATAGCCCCGATGCGGTGATTATCACCGAAACCAATGTACCCAATCGAGAAAACCTGACTTATTTTGGCAATGCTAATGAAGCGCATATTATTTATAACTTTTCATTACCGCCCCTATTGCTATATACCCTGCTCAGTGGCGATTGCCGGCATTTAAAAACCTGGATGATGAGTATGCCGCCAGCGCAGGCGGGCACCGCCTATTTAAATTTTATTGCTTCCCACGATGGTATTGGCCTCAGGCCGCTGGATGGCCTGGTAGATGACGAACATCGCGAAGAGTTGGTCAAAGCGATTAGAAAATTTGGTGGCAAGGTAACTTACCGAAAATCCCGGGAGGGTGTCGATAAGGCCTATGAAATCAATATTGCTTTATACGATGCTTTAAAGGGCACGATGGAAGGGGGGGCAGATCACTGGCAGAGTCAGCGATTTATTTGTGCGCATTTGATAATGATGGCCCTGGAAGGGGTGCCAGCATTCTATATCCACAGTTTGATAGCTACAGAAAACGATTATGCCAAACTGGAGAATACCGGGCATAACCGTTCGATTAACCGCCATGTCTGGCAAGAGCAGGCTTTATATGATGCACTGGCTGATAAGGACAGGCATCACCAGATAATCTTTGAACAGCTAGGTGATAGTTTGCGCCTGCGCTGCCAGCAGCCGGCTTTTCACCCCAATGCTACGCAATTTACTTTGCATCTGGGCACCGGTGTATTTGCCTTTTGGCGCCAGAGTATTCAGCGTGAGCAAAGTATCTTCTGCCTCAGCAATGTGACACGCAGTGAGCAGTTAATTAATTTGGCGGATATCAACTTGATTGGTACTGACCAGTGGACAGATTTACTCAGTGGCGAGACACTGGCAGATTTGGAAGGGCAACTCAAACTCAGCCCCTATCAAACGGTTTGGTTAAGCAATCTATTAGTCAGCGATACGCTGGCGGGATAA
- a CDS encoding glycosyl transferase — MGDFHQNGMITTLHNIAKRPLADLEAELEGFKQSRPMGLVLPSLYSELQTEALANIVEELTKVSYLNEIVIGLDRANLEEYQHALQYFSKLPQRHRILWNDGPRLMALDAKLKELGLAPNEMGKGRNVWYCYGYTLASKRAEAVALHDCDIATYSRELLARLIYPVANPVFSYEFCKGYYPRVATNKMGGRVSRLFVTPLLRSLKKVCGYSDFLEYLDSFRYPLAGEFSMRVDVINDLRIPSDWGLEVGVLSEMKRNYATNRLCQVDIAEVYDHKHQDLSLTDVEQGLSKMSTDIAKAIFRKLATNGEIFSTEKFRSIKATYFRVALDFVETYHNDALINGLDYDRHGEEQAVELFAQNVMRAGEHFLDKPMDTPFIPSWNRVVSAVPDILEQLKTAVEEDYQEFSANEK, encoded by the coding sequence ATGGGTGACTTTCATCAAAACGGCATGATTACGACTTTGCATAATATTGCCAAACGACCGCTGGCCGATCTGGAAGCAGAGTTGGAAGGTTTTAAACAGTCCCGGCCAATGGGTCTGGTGCTGCCCTCGCTGTATTCCGAGTTACAGACCGAAGCGTTGGCCAATATTGTAGAAGAGCTGACCAAGGTCAGCTACCTCAATGAAATTGTTATCGGTCTGGACCGTGCCAATCTCGAAGAGTATCAACATGCGCTGCAATATTTTAGCAAGCTACCCCAGCGCCACCGAATTTTATGGAATGATGGCCCCAGATTAATGGCTCTGGATGCTAAGTTAAAAGAATTGGGTCTGGCGCCAAATGAAATGGGCAAGGGGAGAAATGTTTGGTACTGCTATGGTTATACGCTGGCATCAAAAAGAGCCGAGGCGGTGGCCTTGCATGATTGTGATATTGCCACCTATAGCCGTGAATTATTAGCGCGGCTGATTTACCCGGTAGCCAACCCGGTATTTAGCTATGAATTTTGCAAGGGCTATTATCCACGGGTAGCCACCAATAAAATGGGCGGCAGGGTAAGCCGTTTATTTGTTACGCCATTACTCAGGTCATTAAAAAAAGTCTGTGGCTATAGTGATTTTCTGGAATATCTGGATAGCTTTCGCTACCCGCTGGCGGGAGAATTCTCCATGCGGGTAGATGTTATCAATGATCTGCGTATTCCCAGTGACTGGGGCCTGGAAGTGGGGGTGTTATCAGAAATGAAACGCAACTATGCCACCAACCGTCTCTGCCAGGTTGATATTGCCGAGGTCTATGATCATAAGCATCAGGATTTATCCCTGACCGATGTTGAACAGGGTTTGTCAAAAATGAGTACTGATATTGCCAAGGCTATTTTTAGAAAGCTGGCCACCAATGGTGAAATATTTTCCACCGAGAAGTTTCGCTCGATCAAGGCCACCTATTTCAGGGTGGCCTTGGACTTTGTTGAAACCTATCACAATGATGCATTAATTAATGGCCTGGATTATGATCGTCATGGGGAAGAGCAGGCGGTAGAGTTATTTGCCCAAAATGTGATGCGTGCCGGTGAGCATTTTCTGGATAAGCCGATGGATACGCCGTTTATTCCCAGTTGGAACCGTGTGGTCAGTGCCGTCCCTGATATTCTTGAACAGCTAAAAACGGCCGTTGAAGAGGATTATCAAGAGTTTAGTGCGAATGAGAAATAA
- a CDS encoding HAD-IIB family hydrolase codes for MTDKPPVIIVTDLDGTLLDHHSYSFSAASKALATIQQKNIPLIINSSKTAAEIKAIQKELGIEQAFISENGAAVYQPATTQWLCNAFAKPRAAVLEVLKTLRQSAQYQFTGFADCDAEGIQAMTGLTLEQARLAAKRDFSEPLLWQDTEPRLQDFIEQLAEHGLVAQQGGRFLCVMSAVDKASAMQWWCRKNYPGSKIIALGDSPNDQAMLNAADIAVLIQSDRSGSMQLAGPEKMIRTTLTGPEGWQQAMDQLLPLFID; via the coding sequence ATGACTGATAAACCGCCGGTGATTATTGTTACTGACCTTGATGGCACCTTGCTGGACCATCACAGTTATAGCTTTAGTGCGGCATCAAAAGCCTTGGCAACGATTCAACAAAAAAACATTCCTCTGATTATTAACTCCAGCAAAACCGCAGCGGAAATTAAAGCTATACAAAAAGAGCTGGGCATTGAGCAGGCTTTTATTAGTGAAAATGGAGCGGCGGTCTATCAGCCTGCCACAACACAATGGCTCTGTAACGCATTTGCCAAACCAAGAGCTGCGGTGTTGGAGGTATTAAAGACCTTAAGACAATCAGCACAGTATCAATTTACCGGTTTTGCTGACTGCGATGCCGAGGGCATACAGGCAATGACCGGTTTAACCCTTGAGCAGGCCCGGTTGGCAGCTAAGCGTGATTTTAGCGAACCTCTCTTGTGGCAGGATACCGAGCCGAGACTACAGGACTTTATCGAACAGTTAGCCGAGCATGGCTTAGTCGCCCAGCAGGGCGGGCGTTTTCTCTGTGTGATGTCCGCCGTTGATAAGGCCAGTGCGATGCAATGGTGGTGCAGAAAAAATTATCCCGGTAGCAAAATTATTGCGCTGGGTGATAGCCCTAACGATCAGGCAATGTTAAATGCTGCGGATATTGCGGTGCTGATTCAATCGGATCGGTCAGGGTCTATGCAGTTAGCCGGGCCAGAAAAAATGATCAGAACAACATTAACAGGCCCCGAAGGCTGGCAACAGGCAATGGACCAACTATTGCCATTATTTATTGATTAA